CTCCGGCCGCACGAGCACCCGACGAACACATGGAGCGAGGAGTGCTGCACGCTCGGTGAAACCTACCGGTCACAATGGGCACATGTCCGAAAAAGCACCAGGATGGTCCGACGACGGGGAGAACGGACAGCACGAACCGGAAGTGCGTCCACCGGACGACGGGGAAAGCAGTGTCCGCGGGGGCGAGGAAGCGCGGAAGGAGCAGAGTCACACCCGGACCGCGGGAACCTGGGCCGCCGTTGTCGTCGCGACGATCGCCCTCATAATCCTGCTGATCTTCATCCTGCAGAACCTGCAGGCCGTGACGGTCACCTTCCTCGGGGTACGCGGAGCGCTGCCCCTCGGAGTGGCCCTGCTGTTCGCAGCGGCCATCGGCGGACTGCTCGTCGCGCTGGTCGGAGCCGCCCGGATCATGCAACTGCGCAGGAGCGGCAAGCGCAAGAAACGCGGAAAGGTGTCGTGATGACCGGTCCGAACAGCGGGTCGACCTTCGGACAGCTGCACTGGCTCACCATCGCCGTGCTCGCCGTGGTGGGACTCGTCCAACCCGCTCTGGGGATGCTCGGGGTCTACACGACGCTCGGCAGGCCGTGGACCCCGTTGGTGGTGGCGGCGCTGATAGCGGTGTGCTGGGTGGCGACGGTGGTGGTTCGTCGCGTCCCACATCCGCTGCTCACCCTGGTGATCATCGGGGGCGGCTACGGGATTCTCGCGGTGTTGCTCAACCGCGCCGTGTGGGGCTTCGCCGGGCTGGGCCAGGTCTCGATGCCCGTGGGGAGCATGGTCAGCATCGTGTTGAGCAACATCATCTGGGGAGCTCTGCTCGGGCTGATCGCGCTGGGAATCCTGCGGGTCAGCAGGACCCGTGACCGGAGCTGACCCGAGAGCACCGGTCGTAACACTCCGCCCCGGCCCGACCGTCGGACGACGGCCGGGCCACGGGAGGAGACATCAGAAACCGGATCAGCCCTGCTTGACCGCGCCGACCCCGTTACCGGGCAGCAGCGGGTAGGCGACCCGCACGCCTTCGGAGTCGAAGCGGGTCTTGAGCCGGCCACGCAGCGCACGTCCCAGCGCCCACTGCTCGCCCGGCTTGACCTTGACGATGATGCGCACGGTCACCGAACCGTTGCCGATGCCGATGACCCCGCTCAGATCGGGCTTTTCCAGAATCCTGGACTTGAACTCGTCCTCGGCCGCGAAATCGTCGATGGCCGATTCGATCACACGTTCGGCGTGGGCGATGTCGACGCTGTAGTCCAGCGGAATCTCCACGACGGCGTTCGCCCAGTCCTGGTTCATGTTGCACACGCGCATGATCTCGCCGTTGCGGACGTACCACAGTCCGCCGTTGAGATCGCGGATCTTCGTG
This genomic stretch from Actinopolyspora halophila DSM 43834 harbors:
- a CDS encoding LapA family protein — translated: MSEKAPGWSDDGENGQHEPEVRPPDDGESSVRGGEEARKEQSHTRTAGTWAAVVVATIALIILLIFILQNLQAVTVTFLGVRGALPLGVALLFAAAIGGLLVALVGAARIMQLRRSGKRKKRGKVS